The window TTTTGGCAGAATAGTTACACCATCATCTTCAAATTTTTTATAAAACTCGAAATATTCTCTTATTCTTAGGTCTCTTGCATCTTTTGCAGCATTTGGGGGATAGTCTGAAACTCCTAGGACAAAGAGATTCTTAGGGAGTATCTTCTTTTCCTTTAAAAGAAAGTAAAGAAATGAATCCGCATTGAAACTGTCAACTCTGTTATATAAATAAGGATCATCTTTAGAAAATTTAGTATTTGGATTAAATTCAATATCATGTTGGATTAATTTTAACCTCTGGGTTGGAATTATTCCATCAAAATGACTATCGAGCATTACTACAGAGATATTTGTTTTTCCATATTTCTCTGCCAAAGCTTCGATGCACCCACCTGTTCCAGAGTGATCAACTCCGATCATCAATGGAACATCAGGCAGTACTTTTTCCTTAACAAATTCTTTCACCTTAGAAGCATATTCTCTGCATCCATCAGCATCTATAAAAGCCACAATATTATCAACACCGACCATGAAAAGGTCGTCTTTCTTCGGGGCAGGTATCAACCAAGGCTCAACATCTACTTTCCCCGCCTTTGTGTATTTTACTTCATTGGAATCTTTTAACTTTCCAGACACAATTTCGTAAGGATCGTTATTAGAGTTCGTATTTGATATTTTATTAAATACCGACTCTTCTCTTTCATCAGGGTCCAAGTTTAAACCAAATACCTTAATTTTCTTCATTTAGTCACAAAGACAATTTTTTTAATCACCTTTTAACCTTTACTCCAAAGACTTAAATATTTATACTACTAAAGGAACTTGTTAATGTAGGTGTTTTAAATGCTTGATGTACCTCTATCAAAAGTAATAAAACGTGACATAATCCTGATGAAACCCAAAGACACTGTTTCAAACGCAGCCAGAGTAATGACAAAAGACAATTCTAATGCAGTAGTTGTAGTTGATGAAGGTGAACCTGTTGGTATAGTCTCTGAGAGGGATATATTAAGAGAGGTTGTATCAAAAAAGAAAAAACCTTCAGAAATAACTCTAGAACAAATAATGACTTCACCTGTTGTTACAATTAGTAGTGGCAAGATGATAAGAGATGCCTCAGAATTGATAACTCAAGAGAAGATTAGAAATTTGGTAGTTATTGATGAGGGTATACCGGTGGCAATAATTACGCCAAGAGATATATTGTCATTATCTTTTGAAGAGTGGAGATTCGAGCCTGATGATAGCGTTATCGCCACACCCCCTCCTGAAGGCGGGATTTGTGAGATGTGTGGTACCTATACGTCCGCACTAAAACTTGTCAATGGACAGTTTGTATGTGACGATTGCAAGGAAATCATGGAAGAAGAGAACTATTAATCCATATTTTGGTACAGGTGATAAAATGATTTCCTTTGCCAGAATAGGTGTTAAAAACTTATTTTGCCCTTTT is drawn from Methanofastidiosum sp. and contains these coding sequences:
- a CDS encoding arginase family protein, encoding MKKIKVFGLNLDPDEREESVFNKISNTNSNNDPYEIVSGKLKDSNEVKYTKAGKVDVEPWLIPAPKKDDLFMVGVDNIVAFIDADGCREYASKVKEFVKEKVLPDVPLMIGVDHSGTGGCIEALAEKYGKTNISVVMLDSHFDGIIPTQRLKLIQHDIEFNPNTKFSKDDPYLYNRVDSFNADSFLYFLLKEKKILPKNLFVLGVSDYPPNAAKDARDLRIREYFEFYKKFEDDGVTILPKNKLKANFEMALKKVFEKIKTPYVYISVDIDIGSRQALTGARFLDYLGLEESEIYRIIDGLNKYTKEKKIEIVGADVMEIDQTKAGQKFGKSYDRTYDITLEVVKRIFK
- a CDS encoding CBS domain-containing protein, yielding MLDVPLSKVIKRDIILMKPKDTVSNAARVMTKDNSNAVVVVDEGEPVGIVSERDILREVVSKKKKPSEITLEQIMTSPVVTISSGKMIRDASELITQEKIRNLVVIDEGIPVAIITPRDILSLSFEEWRFEPDDSVIATPPPEGGICEMCGTYTSALKLVNGQFVCDDCKEIMEEENY